The region GAAAGGGGAATACACAGAAGTTATAACATTGGATGTAGATATGTCATTTTTCTTTTCCTCTATGTAAGAACTTAATTTTAATTCTCTATTTCTTACTTCTTTAAACTGAAACTTGACAAGATTACATGATATTTAAaaacaataataaaaaaattacatattCAATTCATAGCTCTGTGGTTAAAAATGTACCTGTGCCACTAACATCTTCTGTTTCAGGTCCTGAATCAGAATCACTATCAGAACCCCATCGCTCAGCTCCATGATCAAAGTCCCAACGCTCTCCAGAAGGGGGAATCCAGAAGTCCACTTCCTCTGAAATATTGCCTTCATCAGATGGATTCCTTAATTCAGACCCGTTTGAATTCTCCTCATCATCTTGCATTTTCTggttatttttctttttcttcttcttctccttcttcttcttcttctccttctccttctccttTTTCTTCTTCTCCAAACCATCTTCATTTTCCTTCACATCTGATTTCTCCTGCAATGCTTCCTTTTCGGCTTCTTTTTTATCTGATTCACATATAAATGTCACATTGCTGAATAAAAACGGGGCACGTGAATTAATCAAGCAAAACAACTACCAAGTACCTAAAAAATTTTAACCGATGACAATCATACTGAATCAACTTTAACCAATGCAACAAGATAAAACAAACCTAACATGTTCAGGAACCGTTTCCCATTGATATGCTTCCATATATGCTCCTCAGACTTATTCACAGTAAGTCCTGTTAGCTTACACGTCAACTTCGAGCTACAACAACACCACAACAACAAAAATCTAGTATCAGCACAAAGAAAAATCAAATAACAAAAGCCAAAAACAAATCGATGCCAACAAATTAACTTCTCAAAAAAGTAGCGGAATCAATCTACTCAAACACTCTCACTCGTCCTCCCCAATAAAATAGTACAGAACAACTTCTTAACTACCCATTCCACAATAAACTACAAATCAATATCACTAGCATTCCCTTTCATTTCACAAACTTACGCAAGCTGTAAAGAAACAATATTTTTCCCCGGTAACACATTACCATCTTGCGAGAAAAATAAAAACAATACATAATTGCAGAAACTAACCCAATACAAATTCAGCAAGTTGTAAAGATAGAATGTTTTCACCAAATCTTCACATACaaacacacatacatacacaaaACAATCATACAAACAAACCCACGTGAAAATTTCAATCCCAAATGAAAGAAAAAGAAGGGGTTTAGTTAATACCTTGAGACAGGATCTTGGGTAAACATATTCAAAGGGGGTTTATTACGTATCAAGAAAGATTCAATGAGACCCAATCTGCAGTGCTTGGTTTGAGCATAAGAGTCTTTGGCATGAGCAGGCAATTCATGGCCAGTTTCAACACACTTTAATCGACCATTTTCAAGTTTCTTGAACTTGGGTGCACCCAATAAGTTCTCACCTTCTTTCACTACTACCTCCTCCTTGCTCTCTTCGTTGTTTCCATTTTCTTGGACTTTTTGCTTCTTCTTTCCcatctctctctcctctctctttGTTGTAAAATCGGTTCTTTTGTTATTAGGGCAAACGCAATCAAGAATTCAATTGCATTTTCGTACGTCGTCGTTTGCTGTATCTTTTGCACATTTTGTACaactttaaaaattaaaattttcaaaaatacgaatttttaattttttttatgaaaatatgtttttataaaaaaatttatttacaAAGATATGATTTTGGATTTTAACAAACCACCTCTCTTTGTTTATCATAATTTCTTTTGCCTCTTTTATGGGATTCGAAGATTCGAATTTTGTGAAATATAAAACGTGTGTATGAATGTGTTTAATTACTAAAAAAATTGGAATGTATTATTGTTAAactataatatttttttaaaaaaatgactTAGTAGTTAGTTTGGATTGGGGTATAATCGAGTCGGGTCAAATACTGCCATCGACTCGAATTCGATTAAAAAATTCGGTCTCGAACAGGACTTTGACCGATTATTTAATTTCAAACTCGAAACTTGGCTTATAAAACGTTCGATAGGCTCGAACTCTGTTCAAAAACTCGAATTGATTTCGTTGAATATTAACAAAAACTCGAAATATGAGTGATTCGGTTCGAGTTCGATTCTATTAAATATATTGTTTTTATATATAATACGAAATGAAAAATATAGAGGCTCGATAAGGCTCGCGAAGAGTCGAGTAATTTGAAGTTTGAGTTCGGCTcgataaaaaattttaaaaacttGAGTTCGACTCAATTATTATCCGTCAAATTCGAATATTTTACGAGTTGGAGTAGTTACGGACGGTTTGACTCGTGTATTTGGACAACATGTGAAAATGACAAACCAATAACAAGATGATAAAAGAATTGCCTAGAGAGGAGCACTAAGCCACTAGTACATCTTGCTTGAGATCTTGTGTGTGTGTCTGGTAATGAATTGAGTTGACTTGAATCCACATCTCCCAAACTATACATTTTCATAACAAATGAGCTGGTTTTTTACAGCCATTTTACTAGCTCTCCTACTTTCTTCCCCTGGCCAAGGAAGAGCTcaagaaagtagaagaagaaaAAGAGGGCCCTCTGCTGTCAACTGTAACATTCCTGCTATTTACAACTTCGGTGACTCCAACTCCGATACTGGTGGACTTTCTGCAGTTTTTCCTCCTACTGTCCCTCCTAACGGCGAGACGTTCTTCCACAATCCCTCCGGTAGAGCTTGCGATGGCCGCCTTATCATTGATTTCATTGGTAAACTACTACAACATTCTTCTTCACCTAATTATTGCTTTGTTGGCCTGCTTATCATTGATATCATTGCTAAACTACTGCCATATTTTTTTTCACTTATTATTGTTGTGTTACATAATGTACTTGTGTTTGGGCCAACACATCTTAGATTACTTTTATAATTCAATTTTAAGTGTACAGATATATTTACTGATTTGTTGTTTGTTGATGAAATTAGTTTGTGTATGAATGTAAACCTATGTGTAAACGTAATGCAGCTGAGCACCTGGGAATTCCGTATTTGAGTGCATATTTGAACTCCATTAAGCCCAATTTTGAGCACGGTGCTAATTTTGCGACGAGAGGGGCAACCATTAGGCAACAAAATGAGGGATGGTTCCAGAATTATGTTAGTCCTTTTTCACTTGATATTCAGCTCACCCACTTTTATGAGTTGAAGGCTCAAACGACCTATTTCTTTAATCTAGGTCAGTTTCATTAATCGGATATTATCCGTTTTTATCAACATTACATGAAATAAATCAGAGGATTTTTCTTTTTCCTTGTAATTTTTTAGCCAAAGAACAGGCGGGGCGAGATGGTCTGCCTAAGCCAGAGGATTTCTCAAAGGCTCTTTACATGTTTGATATTGGACAAAATGATCTTGATGCTGGTTTTAGAAAAATGAGTAATCAACAAATCCTAGCTGACATTCCTGACATTATCGCACTGTTTGCTGATGCTGTTCATGTATGTTCATCGCAATTATCTGTTTTTGGTTCTTGTTTTTCAGTTTCATTTGACGATTAAAGGTGTTCATTTTAACAGAATTTATATAGAACCGGGGCACGGGCATTCTGGATACACAATACAGGCCCTGTTGGCTGCTTGCCTCTGAAGACAGTCGAAATAGAGCAACATTTAAAACCAGGAATTTTGGATGAAGACGGATGCATCAAGGATCAGAATGATATAGCGAAAGAGTTCAACAAGCAGCTTAAAGAGAGAGTAATCAAGCTAAGGGCAGAGCTTCCACAAGCATCAATAACGCATGTGGATATTTACACTGCTAAATATAAACTGATCCGCAATGCGAGAGATCTAGGTAATTGTTATCCGATATTCAAAATCACGTCCTACATCATTAATGATTATTAATCTATAATTGTTTAAAACACTTCCTAATGAATCATGTGTTGTGTACCAACAACGTTTACGATATTGCTTCACTCGAGGCATCAACAGCAAACAACTAATACTATTACTTGATTCAGGATTTGAAGATGCTTCGAAAATCTGTTGTGGTTATCGGAGAAATGGCACCAACATCTGGTGTGGGTATAATGCTAATGTAAATGGCAGGGATATGCATGCCGGTTCTTGCCCAAACCCTTCTAAAGTCATTAGCTGGGATAGCGTGCATTACACTGAATCTGCAAATCGGTGGATCGCAAGTCTCATAATAAATGGTTCACTCTCAGATCCACCCATTCCAATTGCTCAAGCATGTCAATAACACAACCCACTCCAATAATGAGTTTTCCTATCATAATCTTACTGTTCAGTGTTGTAATATTAGAGTCTTCAGCACTTTAATTGCTTATATGAACCCTTAATAATAAACAGATCTCCACAATCAAGATTTTCGTAAATTAATTCAACAAAAAACTTGACTTTGATTATAGAAGAATAATTACAAATCACTTGCCACATTCACTTGAAACTTCTATGAAGGTTTACAGGCACGGTTAATGTTTTACAGAGCAGCTCAATATTTGGACTCAAACGAGACTACACAAAACACTACATAAATAAAGTTTCTTAACATCACATTCACTGCCCATGTCCTTCTGGAAGAGCAACTACTTTGTGAAAGGGTACAGATCTCTGAGGCAAGGATCCATCTTCTTCGTCATCATCAAATTCCAAAATATAACTGACCCGTAACCAAAATAGAAAGCACATGTTAATAAATTTCTTCACTCAATGTCCTGCAACTAGAACAAGATTACGGGCAAGAAAGGACTTACTCATCAGTCTTCCTCTGCCAAGTTGTACCATAGTTAAAGAACCAAGCACCATCCATTATTAATGCAGCGTTGTTAGGATCATAGCAGAAATATAACTATAAACTACAAATGAAGTAAAGTATGTAGATGCACTTACTTTACGAGCAAGGACTACAGTTGCCTTGTACAATGCAGTTGTACCTGGATAGACAGCCAAAACATGTCTACCCATAGGGAAATCCTGAGCACTTGTTGGATCATTTCGCTTGGGGAAAGGAATAATGTGCGACATAGGCAACTTGTACTTTCTGAAGATAGCATAATCATATTAATAAGACATAGCGCATGTGGTGACTGGTGACAAATTGTAATTGTTCCACAAAAACCTGATCTAAAACACATATATTCATGTAAAATTTAATAATAGCATATCACATATAACGTAGTGACAATAAAATTTCCAGGATAAGAAACTGATATAAGCCACATTTACAAAATCCCGATCCAAAAGGAAGAATAAATGCTAAAAACCCGACTAAAAGCGAATATAACTCTACACTCTCAGTTACCTAATGATCCAAGTGGATTATATCTTCATGACTTCATCCTAGGAGAGTAGAATAATTAAGATTTTAAGTATAAtcttaacggggtatcatttgatTCACTAAAGTCATATTAAATCTCAATCACTTGAATcactaaaataatattaaatatcaAACATATACATCAAAAATATATACacgataattaaaaattatttttatggagtTCCATACTTTTTTCTTGAATGCTATCGCAACAAAATGAACAGTTATAAATTCTAGTATTTAAGATAATATTtctagattttataaaatttaaatactaattatttttatttaaatcaaaaaatAACTACAAAATTAGAAGAAATAgtagataattttttaaaaatctaaatATGTTATCTTAAAAACTATAATTCATATCTTTTCATTAGGTTGTAGTAGGATTCAAGAAAAATGTATAGAATTCCATAAACATAAGTTTGATATATTAGTTTGACTTTAGATATTCAAATGATACTTGACTAAATTGATATATGACTTTCAATttagtgaccactttgatatttaaccccaTAAGATGATGATGGCCCAAGTTAATAATTAATAGAAATTCCAGTATATAGAATATAGACTACCTCTGGCCActgctatcttcatcatcacctGGTTCTTCATCAAGTACTTCAAATCTGTAGGGTGAAGGGACAAATTAATAGAGACTTTGCAAGAATATTGTGATGGATGACCTACCACCCTGAAACCAAATACCTCAATGAAGAGAACAAGACCAAATTTAATTTACATTACATACATATAAGGATTTCCACGTAGATGGTGTTTTTAATGTTTTTGAGGAGAGGGGGAGTATATCTCCAAATAAGTGTTTTCTCCACAATGTTACCATATGAGCACATTCATGAATGGAAATTATTTGTCATTGAGTTGTTTAAGAACTGGCTCTACAGGGACAGTCATTGAGAACACAGCTGTTCAAAGCTCTTCTCTACAAGTATGTACAAGTAAAATTGTTTTATACCTAAGGTTATAATGGCTATGAGAAAACTTTTAATACTCTGAGGTTGATTGTTTGATATTTGTAATCTAGCATCCGGGCACAAATTTGTTTCGTCTTTCCTATACCTCGTCCAGAAAACTGACTCCCATCAATATCCGGCATTGATTGTGATCGACCTTGTCAAAAATGGGAGTGAAGATCAAGTTTAACCTTCTTCCCAATCACAATTGACAAAAATAACCGATCTTGATACTTTGGCCAATTATAGCCGGCCGGATACGCATACGGTAGTGTAGTAACACAGGATACACATTCTACACTGACATATTATACTTTTTCTGTATTGAATACGCAATCTCTAGTGACATATTCAGtgattaaatattttttatacgCATGCTGTGGTGGAGTACTCTGGTAAATAAAAATTGGATACGCATTCACTAATGCACAACACAAGGATATGCACTACTATGAGGGTCCCTTGTTGAAAAGACATGAGTGCAGATCTCATGCTATATCCTGTACCCCTTTTTTTCCCTTTTCAGACGGCTACCCTCCTGCAACACTGAATATGCATTCCGCATTTAGGTATTAGAAGGGTCATTGTTGGCCAATTATTCAAAAGTGGTTTTTTTGAAGTTTCGGAAAAGAGTCATTCTTGTAATTATTTCTCAGGGGGGCAGAGAGTCTGAGCATTATAGGAGATGTGTTGTCAATTTATAGGTCTATTTCCTCCAAAACATAACGACTTTATCTACTTAATAGAATGTGGTTCTGGGG is a window of Apium graveolens cultivar Ventura chromosome 11, ASM990537v1, whole genome shotgun sequence DNA encoding:
- the LOC141697590 gene encoding uncharacterized protein LOC141697590; this encodes MGKKKQKVQENGNNEESKEEVVVKEGENLLGAPKFKKLENGRLKCVETGHELPAHAKDSYAQTKHCRLGLIESFLIRNKPPLNMFTQDPVSSSKLTCKLTGLTVNKSEEHIWKHINGKRFLNMLDKKEAEKEALQEKSDVKENEDGLEKKKKEKEKEKKKKKEKKKKKKNNQKMQDDEENSNGSELRNPSDEGNISEEVDFWIPPSGERWDFDHGAERWGSDSDSDSGPETEDVSGTDGADEENESDVKELSKKFEVLDEEPGDDEDSSGQRKYKLPMSHIIPFPKRNDPTSAQDFPMGRHVLAVYPGTTALYKATVVLARKRKTDDYILEFDDDEEDGSLPQRSVPFHKVVALPEGHGQ
- the LOC141697089 gene encoding GDSL esterase/lipase At5g14450-like → MSWFFTAILLALLLSSPGQGRAQESRRRKRGPSAVNCNIPAIYNFGDSNSDTGGLSAVFPPTVPPNGETFFHNPSGRACDGRLIIDFIAEHLGIPYLSAYLNSIKPNFEHGANFATRGATIRQQNEGWFQNYVSPFSLDIQLTHFYELKAQTTYFFNLAKEQAGRDGLPKPEDFSKALYMFDIGQNDLDAGFRKMSNQQILADIPDIIALFADAVHNLYRTGARAFWIHNTGPVGCLPLKTVEIEQHLKPGILDEDGCIKDQNDIAKEFNKQLKERVIKLRAELPQASITHVDIYTAKYKLIRNARDLGFEDASKICCGYRRNGTNIWCGYNANVNGRDMHAGSCPNPSKVISWDSVHYTESANRWIASLIINGSLSDPPIPIAQACQ